In Dama dama isolate Ldn47 chromosome 20, ASM3311817v1, whole genome shotgun sequence, a single window of DNA contains:
- the LOC133041077 gene encoding guanylate-binding protein 2-like has translation MASEIHMPAPECLIENVNGRLVVNPVTAKILSAIREPVVVVAIVGLYRTGKSYLMNKLAGKNKGFSLGSTVQSHTKGIWMWCMPHPEKPDHALVLLDTEGLGDVEKGDNQNDSWIFALAVLLSSTFVYNSMGTINQQAMDQLHYVTELTHRIRAKSSPDKHEVQDSANFVGFFPDFVWTLRDFSLELEADGQPITADEYLEKSLKLKQGDDKKTKTFNEPRLCIRKFFPEKKCFIFDRPAHRKYLIHLEQLQEDDMNPEFREQAADFCFYILSHSKAKTLSGGITVNGPRLESLVQTYVNAISSGDLPCLENAVLALAETENLAAVQKAIAHYDQRMGQKLKLPTETLQELLDLHRASEKEAIEVFMKNSFKDVDQVFQKKLGDKLEAKRHDFCRQNMKASSDYCMALIHDIFHPLYEDVKQGTFSKPGGYYLFIKKMNELKDKYHQVPRKGVQTEETLRKYLDSKEGVADALLQTDQSLTEKEKEIEVERMKSEAAEAANKMLEEMQKKNQQMMQEKEASYQEHMKQLTEKMEKERAQLMADQERILALKLQEQGQLLQEGFQKESMKLHKEIIALQRKQKEVERCNIL, from the exons ATGGCCTCAGAGATCCACATGCCAGCCCCAGAGTGCCTCATTGAGAATGTCAATGGGCGACTGGTGGTTAATCCAGTAACTGCGAAGATCCTGTCTGCCATCAGGGAGCCTGTTGTGGTGGTGGCTATCGTGGGCCTCTACCGCACGGGCAAGTCCTACCTGATGAACAAGCTGGCTGGGAAGAACAAGG GCTTCTCTCTGGGCTCCACGGTGCAGTCACATACAAAGGGCATCTGGATGTGGTGTATGCCTCATCCCGAGAAGCCAGACCATGCTCTGGTTCTGCTTGATACTGAGGGCCTGGGGGATGTGGAGAAG GGAGACAACCAGAATGACTCCTGGATCTTTGCCCTGGCGGTTCTCCTGAGCAGCACCTTTGTATACAACAGCATGGGAACCATCAATCAGCAGGCCATGGACCAACTACA CTATGTGACAGAGCTGACACATCGAATCAGGGCAAAATCCTCACCTGATAAACATGAGGTCCAAGACTCAGCCAACTTTGTAGGCTTTTTTCCAGACTTTGTGTGGACTCTGAGAGATTTCTCCCTGGAACTGGAAGCAGATGGACAGCCCATCACTGCTGATGAGTACCTGGAAAAGTCACTGAAGCTAAAACAAG GAGATgataaaaaaactaaaacttttaATGAACCTCGGTTATGTATCCGAAAGTTCTTCCCAGAGAAGAAGTGCTTCATCTTTGATCGCCCTGCTCATAGGAAGTACCTTATCCACCTGGAGCAGCTACAAGAGGATGATATGAACCCTGAATTCAGAGAACAAGCTGCAGACTTCTGCTTCTACATCCTCAGCCATTCCAAGGCCAAGACTCTCTCAGGCGGTATCACAGTCAATGGGCCTC GTCTAGAGAGCCTGGTGCAGACCTATGTCAATGCCATCAGCAGTGGGGATCTGCCCTGCTTGGAGAATGCAGTCCTGGCCTTGGCCGAGACCGAGAACTTGGCTGCAGTGCAAAAGGCCATTGCCCACTATGACCAGCGGATGGGCCAAAAGCTGAAGTTGCCCACGGAAACCCTCCAGGAGCTGTTGGACCTGCACAGGGCCAGTGAGAAAGAGGCCATTGAAGTCTTCATGAAGAACTCTTTCAAGGATGTGGACCAAGTGTTTCAAAAAAAATTAGGG GACAAATTAGAAGCAAAGCGACATGACTTTTGCAGACAGAACATGAAAGCATCCTCAGATTACTGCATGGCTTTAATTCACGATATTTTTCATCCTCTATATGAAGATGTGAAGCAGGGAACATTTTCTAAACCAGGAGGTTATTATCTATTTATTAAGAAGATGAATGAGCTGAAGGATAAGTACCACCAGGTCCCCAGAAAGGGGGTACAG ACAGAAGAGACACTGAGGAAATACTTGGATTCCAAAGAGGGTGTGGCTGATGCACTTCTACAGACTGATCAGTCgctgacagaaaaggaaaaagagattgAAG tgGAACGTATGAAGTCTGAAGCTGCAGAAGCTGCAAACAAAATGTTAGAGGAAATGCAAAAGAAGAATCAACAGATGATGCAAGAAAAAGAAGCGAGTTATCAGGAACATATGAAGCAACTGACTGAGAAGATGGAAAAGGAGAGGGCCCAGTTAATGGCAGACCAAGAGAGGATTCTAGCCCTTAAACTTCAG GAACAGGGACAACTTCTCCAGGAGGGATTCCAAAAGGAGAGCATGAAACTTCATAAAGAGATTATAGCCCtccagaggaaacagaaagaagtAGAACGATGTAATATTCTCTAA